CTTTGCAAAATGGATTGGTCACGTTGCCGCTTTGTCCTAAATATCCCCAGCCTAAGCCCAAAGAGACATCTAGATTACCAAATCGCTTAGTTGCGACTAAATACTCACCATCAAAAAGCCCTGTACCACCAAGGTCACGTACGCCAAAAGAAGTCTCGGGAAGCCAGTAGCTCTCATTAAGTAAACGCAGCTTTAGGTCGATACCCTTATCTGTGTATAGATTATCGCCACTGAACTCATAATCTTCGTTGTAGAGCACATCTGGAACACGAGTGTAACGGATAGTGGTTTCCAACCAACTCATCAGTTGCATTGAAACCATATAGTGTTGGTAGTCATCGTTTAGCGTGACTCCAAAGTTAAACTCACCCTCGTCAGCCATTCGCCCGGTAGGAGTTTGCATTAAACCTGTGCCACCGAAATCACTTTGTGAAACTTTCCAAGTTGCGAGTTGAGAGGCAACGGCAGTATTGATACTGCTTAGCCCAAGACAGGCAAGCACTAAGGTAATACGATTGAATTTGTTCACAGTGCTTTTCTCATAGTGATCAGTTTAACGATGTCTTTTTCTAACTGAGTGAGGGAAGGTTCTTCGCTATTAAAGCCGAAGAAAACAACGCTATTGGGTGTTAGATTAACAGGGGTTTCATTCCAAAGGGCATATCCCACTTTGCGAGTCGTACCGTCGGGGTAGATGACCCATGCGTAACTAGGGTTCGCACTAGATAGCATGCGAATTTGCGATGTATAAGCACTAAGTGAGTTCGTGCTTTTTAGCGCTATGCTTTGCGGTGCAACCAGCAACCCTTCAAAAATGACTCGTTCTTTGCGTAAGGGAGTAAGCAACTCATAGTTGCCACTCAATGTGAGATTGCTATCGCTATCAATTCTTACAACATCCCAGTCTAGAGGCGTAAAAATGCGGTAGCCGATATCCCAGCGTTTCACTTGCTGTAATAGCAACTCTGCAGAGGTTTTCAGTGTATGGTTACTTTGAGCTAAAAACTGCAGCTTCTCGAGAACCGTAGTTTGAAACTCAACTGCCTCTAGTTCTCTATTGGTGTCGAATAGTTGATAGCTGAGTGGAAAAGTATGCAACTTAGTAAACGACTTAGACTGATGTAAAGCCGATAAAAACGCCTCCAAAGGCAATGGTTTTGAAAACGTGAGTTGCTGTTGCGTCGCAGGTATTGCGACTGTGGTCGAATTGTTTGCTTCTGATTTTCTAGAGGTAAAGGTGAGGGCAAGAATAATCAGGAGCGCATAAAACGTCCCCATTCTAGAAAATGATAATTTACTCATGATACGGCTTTAATAATTCATACTTTATGTTTAATTTATTTGGCACTAGCCACTGATTACTTTTTACGACAGTATTATTGGCATCATAATAATATTGGTTTTGGTGCTTTATACCAAGGTCAATAAATTCCACAGTTTCTTCTATAAGTGTGGTTTCTTTATTCCATATGTATGATGTAATTGTCGCTTTTTCTAATGCTTTTGAAGTGACAGAAGCTTTCTGGCTATAAGAATAGCCTGGTTGCCAATCATAAAAAGCATCATAAGATAATTCATGGGACTTACCCTCGTAAATAGTGGAGGGGAGTTCTATATGGAGTAAGTTCGCGCCATATAGGTTTAATGTCTTTATTATTCTTCCATTTTGTGTAACAAGCATTGCGCCATCTTCAGACATCCATTTAAGCATTACTTGTCCACTATCTGGGTCTGTATCTGCAAAAGCAAGCACCATTACAATGGATGGTCCATCGTTAAGGTTCACTTTAATACTTGCATAAGGAATACTTTGCACGCTCTGCTTAGAAATAGGCACATCTGGAAGACCGAATAATGCTTCATTCAATGTTGCGTTGATATCGCTAAATTTTTGGCTACAACCACCCATTGTCATCACGCTGAGCAATAATAGTGCACATTTTGTATAAAAAAGCATCAATTACATCCAAATTATACGAATTATAAAAGCACTTAAATCTAACCTAAGTGCTTTGATTTTATATTTCCGCCTACTATTTAGACGTATTTGTGTTGGTTGTGCCGTCGTTGTCTGACGCGGCAGCAACGGCAGCGACAGCTGCAGCGCCAACGCCTACAGCTACGGCCGTTGTTGCAGCGACGCCCGTCGCTGTTGCCGTTGCTGCTGTCGCACCTGCCGCACCACCCGTGGTGCTAGCAGTTGTAGCTGCTGCTGTTTCGGTTGCTGCATAGGCCGATGTTGACGCAATAAGCGCTACCATCAGTGTTAGTGCAGTTTTTTTCATGTTTTAGTCCTTGAATTAATGAACATTAGACGAATGTGTTAATTCGTCGCCGCGATTCTAATCTAATTCAGCATTAATTATTAATTACATTGATATTAGTTTTTTTGTAAGTTGAGTTTCTCTTGATGCTTGGAGTATAACGTTCTCGGTTTTTAAAAATCGCTTAATTGAGCAGGTGTTAGTTCCTATACCAGACTCATACAATTTAATTTGTTTCAACTTGCGCTATGTGGTTTGCGTTACATCAACGGGCGGTAGCGTATTTATTTTAAAAGGTCGGTGATGTTTAAGTATATATGTATAGCCGGAGTGTTAGTCTTGATGGTTGGATGTACGAGTTCGACGCGAAACGTAGAGGCGAAAGTTCCGCTCGTTGAAACAAGAGTAGAAAAAAACGGTGAAAAAGTTCCGACTTTATATAGACAGTTTCTCGAATCAAATGAGAACGAATCACTACTAACACCCGAGCAAGCTATATACTTTCAAGATTCGTATTTATCTGCTTTAGGACAAAAATGTCGAAATGTACTATTTGAATCAAATAATGGAGTTTCAGTAAAACGGGTAGCGTGCACAGAGAATAAATTATTTAGTGATCAAGTTAGAGCTTGGTATTTCATTCCTAATCTTTAATATATTTATTAACACGAACCTGTAATATGAAAAAACTCCATTTTTTGCCGACGGCATTTTTATGTGTTTCGTTGGTATCAGCTGATAACGCTACTGCGTCACTATCAAATGCCGAGCAGATGCAAGCAATGATGCGTAGTAGTGGAACAATTCCAAGCGGCTCAGCACTTTCAAATACGCCAGATGATTTTTCGAGTGACATTGTAACTAACGAAAACTTGTCAAACGGCCAGTATAATAAGCAGCATCGAAGCGATTTACTTTTGCCAGGGGAAGTGGATGTACGTGACCTTCTTCCTTCTAGTGGTGAAAACCTGCCGCCTCCTTTTGGTGCAAATCTATTTGCTGGAGGATATGAAACGGAAAGGGCTGATGGTCTTAATGATAACTACTTAATCGCACCTGGCGATAAAATTAACCTTTGGCTGTGGGGCGCCGTTAACTTCTCGAATGTGTTAACCGTTGACAACCAGGGGAATATATTTATCCCTGAGGTTGGACCTATTCAAGTTCAAGATGTACCTGCTAGTAATATAAACACCTTGGTTACCTCAAAGATCAAACGCGTCTATACCAACAACGTTAATGTTTACGTCAACTTGCTGACCTCAACCCCCGTCAGCGTGTATCTCACTGGCTCCGTCATCCGTCCGGGTCAATATGCAGGTATGGCATCTGATAGCTTGCTCTATTTCCTAAAGAGGGCAGGTGGTATCGACTCAGAACGAGGTAGCTATAGAGCGATTGAGGTTATTAGAGAACAAGAATCCGTTCTTACTATTGACCTTTACGATTTTGTGCAATCGGGTTTGATGCCAGATTTCAACTTTAAAGATGGCGACGTTATTCTGGTTAAACCGCAAAAGGCAGCCATTACTGTTGCTGGCGGGGTTCGAAATCCATTCCGCTTTGAGCTTGTTAATTCTGTCTCTAAAGGTGAGCAACTGATCAAGTACGCCCGCCCTTTGGCAAAAGTTAGCCATGTTGGTGTTGTCGGTAACCGAGCGCAAGGCCCGATCTCCATCTATATGCCGGTTAAAGAATTCCATGACTTTGAGCTATTTGATGGTGATAAAGTCATGTTTAACGATGATTTACATGCCCAGATTATCGACGTTCAACTGTCAGGTAGCTACGAAGGACCGTCCTATTTTGCTGTTAGCAAGCAAACGCGTTTACATGAACTTCTTAACCATGTGCCAATCCAAGCTGGGCTTGCAGACTATCAATCGATTTATATTCTGAGAGAAAGCGTTGCGTTAAAGCAAAAAGAGATGCTTGATGAATCGCTAAACCGCCTTGAGCGCAGCGTGTTCACCGCTCCTGCTTCCTCGGATGGCGAAGCCGCGATTCGTGCTCGTGAAGCGGAAATGGTTTTACGTTTTACAGAGCGTGCGAGAAAGATTAAGCCGCTTGGCAAAGTGATCGTCTCTGATCAAGGTAATGTTGCCAATATCTTACTTGAGCAAGGTGATGTGATCGTTATCCCGCCAAAAACTGACTTGGTTCAAATCGGTGGCGAAGTGCTAATGCCACAAGCCGTGGTGTTTAACTCTCAAGC
This window of the Vibrio panuliri genome carries:
- a CDS encoding capsule biosynthesis GfcC family protein, which produces MSKLSFSRMGTFYALLIILALTFTSRKSEANNSTTVAIPATQQQLTFSKPLPLEAFLSALHQSKSFTKLHTFPLSYQLFDTNRELEAVEFQTTVLEKLQFLAQSNHTLKTSAELLLQQVKRWDIGYRIFTPLDWDVVRIDSDSNLTLSGNYELLTPLRKERVIFEGLLVAPQSIALKSTNSLSAYTSQIRMLSSANPSYAWVIYPDGTTRKVGYALWNETPVNLTPNSVVFFGFNSEEPSLTQLEKDIVKLITMRKAL
- a CDS encoding YjbF family lipoprotein produces the protein MLFYTKCALLLLSVMTMGGCSQKFSDINATLNEALFGLPDVPISKQSVQSIPYASIKVNLNDGPSIVMVLAFADTDPDSGQVMLKWMSEDGAMLVTQNGRIIKTLNLYGANLLHIELPSTIYEGKSHELSYDAFYDWQPGYSYSQKASVTSKALEKATITSYIWNKETTLIEETVEFIDLGIKHQNQYYYDANNTVVKSNQWLVPNKLNIKYELLKPYHE
- a CDS encoding polysaccharide biosynthesis/export family protein, whose amino-acid sequence is MKKLHFLPTAFLCVSLVSADNATASLSNAEQMQAMMRSSGTIPSGSALSNTPDDFSSDIVTNENLSNGQYNKQHRSDLLLPGEVDVRDLLPSSGENLPPPFGANLFAGGYETERADGLNDNYLIAPGDKINLWLWGAVNFSNVLTVDNQGNIFIPEVGPIQVQDVPASNINTLVTSKIKRVYTNNVNVYVNLLTSTPVSVYLTGSVIRPGQYAGMASDSLLYFLKRAGGIDSERGSYRAIEVIREQESVLTIDLYDFVQSGLMPDFNFKDGDVILVKPQKAAITVAGGVRNPFRFELVNSVSKGEQLIKYARPLAKVSHVGVVGNRAQGPISIYMPVKEFHDFELFDGDKVMFNDDLHAQIIDVQLSGSYEGPSYFAVSKQTRLHELLNHVPIQAGLADYQSIYILRESVALKQKEMLDESLNRLERSVFTAPASSDGEAAIRAREAEMVLRFTERARKIKPLGKVIVSDQGNVANILLEQGDVIVIPPKTDLVQIGGEVLMPQAVVFNSQANVDDYIAWAGGFTERAEDQRIAVIRANGLVEFDSNKPIQKGDQILVLPKVDTKTMQAVKDITQIIYQIAVAANVAIN